The proteins below come from a single Rhodohalobacter sp. SW132 genomic window:
- the secG gene encoding preprotein translocase subunit SecG, with the protein MLYGIIISLITLIAILLIVVVLLQPGQKEGLTGGLAAGMAGGAAMGARRTADLLSKTTTILATLFLALSVLANFAIDRGGSGQSTIQQQGVPGLQQEQPGEMNDFTAPSQSQPAIPQQDDPDEEN; encoded by the coding sequence ATGCTTTACGGAATTATCATATCACTGATCACGCTCATCGCAATTTTATTGATTGTAGTTGTATTGCTGCAGCCGGGTCAGAAAGAGGGGCTCACCGGTGGTCTTGCCGCGGGTATGGCCGGTGGTGCTGCAATGGGAGCCAGACGAACCGCAGATTTACTTTCAAAAACCACAACGATTCTTGCAACACTTTTTCTGGCACTGAGTGTCCTTGCAAATTTTGCCATCGATCGCGGAGGATCCGGGCAAAGCACAATCCAGCAGCAGGGAGTACCAGGCCTGCAGCAGGAACAACCTGGCGAAATGAATGATTTTACGGCGCCTTCGCAGTCACAGCCGGCAATTCCTCAGCAGGACGATCCTGACGAAGAGAATTAA
- a CDS encoding SOS response-associated peptidase family protein, translating to MPDTLMSNRIAFFADGEILMEHFNLEPSGEVIFDPHYNLSRGYHIPVITAKSGEDEFVIKRVRWGKSMEKSSAPPGITDLDELKKLESDANERALIPLSGFYIWKDEKKKDHPFFVRKIDNTLLYAAAHIFKGDEEPYTEMLMTESNTLIKPISEAMPMIMKRSLGKKWLQGVDLEEIVDEVSAQFIITELTVHRVTKEVKDESKNDPALIQPIPK from the coding sequence ATGCCCGATACACTTATGTCAAACCGAATTGCTTTTTTTGCGGATGGGGAAATCCTGATGGAACACTTTAACCTGGAACCTTCAGGAGAGGTAATATTCGATCCGCATTACAATCTGTCTCGGGGATATCATATCCCGGTTATTACTGCAAAATCTGGCGAAGATGAGTTTGTGATTAAAAGAGTTCGCTGGGGGAAAAGCATGGAAAAGAGCAGTGCGCCACCCGGCATTACAGATCTGGATGAGCTGAAAAAGCTTGAGTCAGATGCAAATGAAAGAGCGCTGATACCTTTGAGTGGATTTTATATCTGGAAGGATGAGAAAAAGAAAGATCATCCATTTTTTGTGCGAAAGATAGATAATACGCTGCTCTATGCAGCCGCCCACATTTTTAAGGGTGATGAAGAACCGTATACAGAAATGTTAATGACCGAATCGAACACGCTCATAAAGCCCATCAGCGAGGCAATGCCTATGATTATGAAACGATCCCTTGGGAAAAAGTGGCTGCAGGGCGTGGACCTGGAAGAGATTGTTGATGAGGTGTCGGCACAATTTATTATAACCGAACTCACCGTTCACAGGGTAACAAAAGAGGTGAAAGACGAATCTAAAAACGATCCTGCTCTTATTCAGCCGATCCCGAAATAG
- a CDS encoding DEAD/DEAH box helicase produces the protein MQKKIFNEVETGTDLVINTTSEDKPELGYLLSLLNSISKSDRRQGTRAIILASDAKRAKELDEWVWAIGYHAGIESACLAGEGDTKEDLASLSAGPVIVISTPKRLADILETGRMVFREVEKLIVDQADQIEDWDPVEIISKRIINSKCQKILAAAKDSQALRDAEENLLTDPKLMTPSEKAEAKKGNLTQDVIKKDLTQYYINVPPRSKISILMAHLDENKKDTVVIFAASRRTADRLYKILRKSGRRAVSVHDKVDENTFKQRFGMFTDGNVQHLIVGELSANDIDLEHATKVINYDVPEDVNEYKLRAELVGDGKATKILSLVSKQDRGDIKEICNSLGYAPKELPVPNEIKEQRSSSKNNGQSGKEKTKSRSKSNRGSKKDKSKSKQKKAPRRNKKSEPEGLPRPTFDQLSGGRKGKQKEEKSGVIGFFKKLFS, from the coding sequence TTGCAAAAGAAAATTTTTAATGAAGTTGAGACAGGAACTGATTTAGTTATCAATACCACCTCCGAAGATAAACCGGAGCTGGGATATTTACTGTCACTGTTAAATTCAATTTCAAAATCGGACCGGCGCCAGGGCACACGCGCTATCATTTTAGCTTCGGATGCCAAAAGGGCGAAGGAACTGGATGAGTGGGTATGGGCCATCGGCTATCATGCGGGTATTGAAAGTGCCTGCCTGGCGGGTGAAGGCGATACTAAAGAAGATCTGGCAAGTCTCTCTGCCGGCCCGGTTATCGTCATCTCCACGCCAAAACGGCTCGCGGATATTCTGGAGACCGGCCGTATGGTATTCCGTGAGGTAGAGAAGCTGATTGTGGATCAGGCTGATCAGATTGAGGATTGGGACCCGGTTGAGATTATCTCCAAAAGAATTATCAACAGTAAGTGCCAGAAAATTCTGGCCGCCGCAAAAGACAGCCAGGCACTTCGCGATGCCGAAGAAAATCTGCTTACCGATCCTAAGCTAATGACTCCATCTGAAAAGGCAGAGGCTAAAAAAGGGAATTTAACACAAGATGTGATCAAGAAAGATCTTACGCAGTACTACATCAATGTCCCACCTCGTTCAAAAATCTCGATCTTAATGGCTCATCTTGATGAGAATAAAAAAGATACGGTTGTGATTTTTGCTGCCTCCCGCCGAACTGCAGACAGACTCTACAAAATATTGAGGAAAAGCGGCCGCAGGGCTGTCAGCGTGCATGATAAGGTTGATGAGAATACATTTAAACAGCGCTTTGGAATGTTTACGGACGGAAATGTTCAGCACCTGATTGTAGGAGAACTTTCCGCCAATGACATCGATCTGGAACACGCCACAAAAGTAATCAATTACGATGTTCCTGAAGATGTTAATGAATATAAGCTCCGGGCTGAGCTGGTAGGTGATGGGAAAGCCACCAAAATCTTATCGCTTGTTTCCAAGCAAGACCGTGGGGATATAAAAGAAATTTGCAATTCTCTTGGTTATGCACCGAAAGAGCTACCCGTACCCAATGAGATAAAAGAGCAGCGCAGTAGTTCAAAAAACAACGGGCAATCGGGCAAAGAGAAAACGAAATCGCGAAGTAAAAGCAACCGGGGATCAAAGAAAGACAAATCGAAGAGCAAACAGAAAAAAGCGCCCCGCAGAAATAAAAAAAGTGAACCTGAAGGCCTGCCACGCCCTACATTCGATCAACTCAGCGGCGGCCGCAAAGGAAAGCAAAAAGAAGAAAAAAGCGGTGTGATTGGTTTCTTCAAAAAACTTTTTTCCTGA
- a CDS encoding mechanosensitive ion channel family protein, with translation MDDFQQYLEQLLSQTPLQMGNIIETIIIILVLIVIRFVIVRIVYRQAEDTSTRYRWRKNVTYTIVFIGFLLIGRTWIEAIGSLATFLGLLSAGLAIALRDPVTDMAGWAFLMWRKPFNVGDRIQIGENKGDVVDIRFFKFTILEIGNWVHADQSTGRLIHIPNHLVLRDPIANYTSDFEFIWNEIEVIFTFETNWRKAKSIIEKITNDHLKDYVNDAEQQIRRATKSYLIHYRNLTPIVYTDVVDDGIKMTIRHLSNPRSRRGINQMIWEDVLDAVANENDIDFAYKTVRIYQNQIEGKEKLKPAKDDLEHSSEQSISGSAE, from the coding sequence ATGGATGATTTTCAGCAATATTTAGAGCAGCTTTTATCGCAAACACCGCTGCAGATGGGTAACATCATCGAAACGATTATAATTATCCTGGTTCTCATTGTGATTCGTTTCGTAATTGTTCGAATTGTATACCGGCAGGCAGAGGATACATCCACACGGTATCGCTGGCGTAAAAACGTTACATACACAATTGTATTCATCGGTTTTTTGCTGATTGGCAGAACCTGGATTGAAGCAATCGGTTCACTTGCAACGTTTCTGGGGCTGCTATCAGCCGGTTTAGCAATCGCATTGCGCGATCCTGTTACCGACATGGCCGGGTGGGCTTTTCTGATGTGGCGAAAACCGTTCAATGTCGGAGACCGTATTCAGATCGGGGAAAATAAAGGAGACGTTGTGGATATCCGTTTTTTTAAATTCACGATCCTCGAGATTGGAAACTGGGTACACGCCGATCAAAGTACCGGCCGGTTGATTCACATTCCGAACCACCTGGTGCTTCGGGACCCGATCGCCAATTACACCAGTGACTTTGAATTTATCTGGAACGAGATCGAGGTGATCTTCACCTTTGAGACCAACTGGCGAAAAGCGAAATCAATCATTGAAAAAATTACAAACGATCATCTGAAGGATTACGTGAACGACGCAGAACAGCAAATTCGCCGGGCAACGAAATCATATCTCATCCACTATCGTAACCTCACTCCCATTGTGTATACGGATGTGGTGGATGACGGAATCAAAATGACGATACGCCACCTTAGTAATCCAAGAAGCCGGCGCGGTATTAATCAGATGATCTGGGAAGACGTTCTGGATGCAGTAGCAAATGAAAATGATATTGATTTTGCGTATAAAACGGTGCGAATATATCAAAATCAGATCGAGGGTAAAGAGAAGCTGAAACCGGCAAAAGACGATTTAGAGCATTCATCAGAACAATCTATTTCGGGATCGGCTGAATAA